The genomic region CCCGGAGCCAGACCCGCTCATGGGCCCTCATAGCACCGGGGCTTTCCCCCGGAGCCAGACCCGCTCATGGACCCTCATAGCACCGGGGCTTTCCCCCGGAGCCAGACCCGCTCATGGACCCTCATAGCACCGGGGCTTTCCCTCGGAGCCAGACCCGCTCATGGACCCTCATAGCACCGGGGCTTTCCCCCGGAGCCGGGGCTGCTCATTCACCCTCATAGCACCGGGGCTTTCCCTCGGAGCCGGCTgagggcagccccggggccgctcATTGACCCCCGTTAGCACCGGGGCTTTCCCCCGGAGCCAGACCCGCTCATGGACCCTCATAGCACCGGGGCTTTCCCCCGGAGCCGGCTGAGGGCAGCCCGGGGCCGCTCATTGACCCTCATAGCACCGGGGCTTTCCCCCGGAGCCGGGGCTGCTCATTGACCCTCATAGCACCGGGGCTTTCCCCCGGAGCCAGACCCGCTCATGGACCCTCATAGCACCGGGGCTTTCCCCCGGAGCCAGACCCGCTCATTCACCCTCATAGCACCGGGGCTTTCCCTCGGAGCCAGACCCGCTCATTCACCCTCATAGCACCGGGGCTTTCCCTCGGAGCCGGCTGAGGGCAGCCCGGGGCCGCTCATTCACCCTCATAGCACCGGGGCTTTCCCTCGGGGCCGCTCATGGACCCTCATAGCACCGGGGGTTTCCCCCGGAGCCGGCTGAGGGCAGCCCCGGTGCCGGGCCCGCTCATTCACCCTCATAGCACCGGGGCTTTCCCTCGGAGCCAGACCCGCTCATGGACCCTCATAGCACCGGGGCTTTCCCCCGGAGCCGGCTGAGGGcagcccggggccgcccgggCGGCTCCTCCCGCCGGGACCCGGATGGGTGCGTGAGGCGGGGCCCGAGCGGAgccgcggccgcgggcgggCACCAGGTGAGCGCGGGCGGGGacggccggccccgctcccctcatCGCTCCCTCATCGCTCCCTCATCGCTCCCTCATCCCTCCCTCCACCCCCGGCGGGGCTTTccccgcggccgcggcgccgctTCCGCCCCGCGGCAGGTGAGGGAGCGGCGGGGAGGCCGCGGGGCTGGAGGGGCGAGGGGAGCCACTCGCCAGCAGTGTCACCCTGGCCAGGTGAGAGCTACGAGTTGATTTTTAATTAGTTTCTAATGAACTGCTGGTTATTTGCCCGACTCGTGGTGCCCCGTGCAGCCGCTGTGGGTGATGCCCGTGCTGCTCGGAGCTGGCTCTGAGCACACGATTTATTGCCCTTCTTCCTAAATGTTTCTTCGCTGTTCTAACACAGATTCACTGGAATTTACTGGATGTTGTCTTTTCCCTCCGTGTTCACACAAACCTTTTAGTCATCTGTGTCTCTTGAAGTTGGTGATGCAGACACTGCTAAATCAGGTCTCATTCTACCCCAGTTTCCCTTTAAAAAGGGGGAGCCTTCTAACAATGCAGTTGGTATCTTCCCAAAAGAAGCACATCCCAGAGAGTTACCTTTGACCAGGAGTTTGTCTGGGACTCCTGTGATGGGTTGATACATCAGAACCTTGATTAAAAAGCCTTTTGACTGTAGAACAATTATgtcattttttttattgctatgtaactttttggggggggttgtaACTTTGGGGTTTGTAACTTTGCCAATACTAGTGCAACTTCAGAAGGTATTTAAGAAAAAGTTGTTGAAACCAATATGGAGAAGTTGAGAGAACAGCAGAACCTTGGAAAGCTTTTATAAATCTTAGCATCAAGCCCAATTCAAGGGTTGCTGTCATTCTCTGAGGAATGAAGCCAAACTGGCAGGGCCAGCTCATTTACTGAGGTTTTCTGCTGTGTGTGGAACAATATCTGAGCTGTCCCCAACAAAGCTCCAGGAAGCAATCCCTGCTTTTAGACGACAGGTGGAAGAACTGGAAGGAGGCATTTCCGATAGAGTTGGATGCTGCTGATGTGATATTTGACTTGATTATAATTGTGTTTATTGGTGGTGTTTTCCCATTAACTATTGATCTAGACCTAGATGTATTTGAAAGTGAAATAGAGGCATTTGTttagtttaaataaataaattccgTAAATTTAATGAGAGATTTAACAAGGGAACATTTCTGCACatagttaaaaataattattgcaCGTGCTTTAAGTGCAAAGAAAAGGATCAGCCCAGGTTTGGATGGGGCttagagcaacctggtctgtggatgtggcagggagtggaactggatgatccttcAGGTCCAGTTCAATCCAAACTACTCTGGGATTCAGATGGATGTGTTTTCTTCATGAAATGCAGAGATtaacttctgcttttctttcaggaggactctgctcctggcagcacagctctgtttcACTGCTCCCTGGGTGAACAGGTGAAGCCAGCCTAGAGAGGGACTTCACTCACCTTTTAATGAACGTCACAAAACAGGTTCAACTTGTCAGTCATTGATCTTTTTATTGCCACTAAGCTTGTTTTCAAATTCCTGGTCTCATGATAGTCTAAACCTCATTATTGAGGGGTTGTTCCAATGGCAGAGAAGGTTGGTAATCCTGAGCAGAACATAATTAATGCTGTCTCATGGCTTTTTTTCTTAAGCCCTGGTGTCATATTGAAGGAGATTatgaaagagggagaaaaatctctttttctcAGCCTTTAGCTCTGTTAGGAAAGAGGCCCTTTTTGGTGCAGTGCCAAATGGATGAAGTTACCCCAAAAACCCATTCTGTGGTCAATAATGCTGATATAGTTAATAGAGTGAGTGTTTATTCACACTACACTTCATTTAAGTGAAATCTCTGGGACATCCTTGAAAAAATGCAGACAACACATTTTTGGTCAATCTTGTGTTCTTTTTGAGCACTTTAAAGAAACCTAGAAATAGCAGCCAAAGCACTGGTGTCAGGTGGCAGCTTTATAAATAACACATTCACAGGAAATACAGGCTCACTCTCAATTTTTGACTGTGCATCTTATAAATTCTGTTCTGCAACCTCTGTCTGGCTGATAATTTGTTTACCTCCTTAAAGGAATCCCTAGCAAAATACTCCTTTATTTATATTGTGTCTATTCTTTATTTGTGAGGCATAGTTGAGTTGTATGGTAACTAATGATGATTGTTATAggacaaatattaaaattgttAATAGGGTGTGGCTCTTCAGAAGCACTTCCATCCTTATTCATCTGCTTGTGCACTGGACTGGGGTGGAAAAATGATTATGAACTGTAGAGAAATTAAATCCCTCTCTGAGCTGAGCCAACCCTATTAATGAGCTGCAGcttaaacaaaaatgtttagAACTTCACAGTAGCTTCTTATCTATGTTTATTAGGGTGTTAAACAGGATCTAGATTTCATCTCCGAATTTTGGGGAAAGAAGGCTGTGGACACTCCCACAGAACTGTAGATTTTGGTCTGATCAGGTCTGTGCAAAGTACCTGTTTTGCTCAGGAGTATCCCAGCTCTGTCTCTGGGTTCACTCTGAACTCAATATTTCTTTTAAGAGCTGAGATCTAATGGTGTGCACAATGTCTGTTAGCAGAATTATTAAGgcagatttaaaaaattttatatcatttttttcttgctgattTTGAGGGGAAGCATCCTTtagttaataaataaatatgccAGATGTGGTTTTGCAAATAATCGTCTTTCTATGTTTTATAGTGATTTGAAAGAAGGTTTGGAGGTGGGTAGAGCCTCTGGTGGTGGAATGTCTTTGTTAGGGAGTTGCGATGCTGCTGGAGACACCCTGGGAACAGGGATTTTACATAATGCAGTGTAAGGAGAGCAGCGGGCTTCTCTTTGCTAGTCGGCTCtttcaattattatttttatcatgCAGTGTCTCAGCGCATCCCATTCTCCCGTTGAGGATGGACCGAGAAGCCTTGGAGGTGTTAAATCCAATCGATAATTAATTAGCAGCGTGCTGAGGAGAGTTCAATACTCGTGTCTCACGTGCGCGTCCGTGCGTGGTGTGATGTGATGCAGCGGGCAGGGAAACGCCTGctttccctggctgctgagaaatCCCggttttcccatttcccagggaattccagaGCCCAGCCGAGCCCTCCCCGCTGCCGGCGAGCGGCTGAAGGTGACAGACGGGGCCGGGTGCCGCCAATGTGGCAGGGACGCGTCCCTGCATCCCGCCCCTGGCAGCGCCGTGTTCCTGCATCCCGCCCCTGGCGGGGGACAGGCTGCGACAGCGGCCACCCAAATTCTCCCAGCAAATGACATTTTCCTGCGGAGCCGCGCCGGAGCCAATCGCTCCCTGCACCGTGCAGCCAATGGATGCCGGGCtcttccagcccctgccagcggCTCCGCGGCTGGAGGGCCttggagcagctgtgccagcgGCGTTCCTGCCCGCAGCCCTCTCCGGGGTGCCTGgcatccctcctcctcctcctcctcctcctcccgggAATAACGCTGCCGCTGGGAGCGCTCGGGGTGACGCGGCCGCTGCGGGGAGCGCGCCGGGGATCGGGGTGATTTGGGCGATTAATTTGGGTCTCCCTTCAGCACTGCCACGGCCTCctacccagcagagctgctccccagagcCAGAGGGATGGTGGTAGTCACGGGGCAGAACAAAGTCAGTGCCACCCCGGATGATGCCATGTCGAGCTCGGATGCAGAGGATGATTTCCAAGAGCCGGCCACTCCCACCGCCACCCAGGCAGCGCAAGcgctgcctctgctgcctcagcaggTAAGAGCTCACCTGGGCCGGGGGTGATGGCGGCAGCACAGACTGCTCCGGTGCTGAAGAATTCAGGATTTCCTTCAGCTCGCTTAACACGTTTGAATAAAACTCTCTCTCTTAAATGCATTTGAGTAGCTCGGCAGCTTCACGTACAAGTTCCATCCAGGTTTGGACTTGAGACATGCAATTAAAGTGTTTATTCTGGTACTTAAGGCAGTCTGAGTGTGATAGTAAGATTTTAGGCCTGATGTaaacaaatgcaatttttttcagtgtataATAGAATCTGGTTGTGtaaagggagcagcagagagcaaaTCCCAAGGCTGACCTAAGATTTCTTcccttattttttctctctgtgtaaGGCTGGGgaaaaggttttgttttgttctttccttttccccaaaAGAGCCAAGAGGAGGCATTAATATCTCAAATATCTGCCATTCCAGCTGAGTGATTTCTGCTGTTTCAGATTCCCAGCTACAATTAAACCACTCCCCGATTCCTCCCAGCAGCCAAAGCATCCAcatttttcctcctcagagctcCCTGACCCGTGGCAGTGGGTCAGTAACCACACCTTTGTCCCGGTGGCAAACTGCAGCGCGTTTTGGGAGCTGTGCCCGTTGTCACCTGCGGAGGACTGGCAGCTCCTTTCTGATGTCCTGGTTGCTTTTGCAGTTCCCAGAAGTTGTCCCACTGAACGTGGGGGGGATGTTTTTCACCACCAGACTGTCCACGCTGCGCAGGTACGAGGACACCATGCTGGCAGCCATGTTCAGTGGCAGGCACTACATCCCCACGGACGCCGAGGGCAGGTACTTCATCGACCGGGATGGCACCTACTTCGGGTATGTACCGATCCTCAGGGCAAGCTTGGGAAGCTCTTACTGAAAACTTAGTGTTAAACTTGTTTTTAACaggctttttccccccttaaaGCGCAGCATTGAACATTGCATGCCTTCAAAGCATCACAGGAGTAACTGCAACTAAAAATTCTTTGTTGGTTGTgcaatgggaaaggaaaaacaagaaatgcTTTGAATCTGTGCATTGTCTCCCCTAGAGTATCTCCTTGAATTTGTGCATTGTCTCCCCTAGAGTATCTCCTCGAATTTGTGCATTGTCTCCCCTAGAGTATCTCCTTTCAAGGTATCAAGTTGTTTTGATGGTTTAAAGAAGCGTTTGGAAATAGGAAACTCCTTTGCACAGCACTGGGTTTTAATTGATATTCAGTATCTGTAAGGAAGAGGGAATGGAAGGGATAAATCTAGGATTCTTGCACAGTTGAAAATATGACGTTTCAATCTTTAAACAGGATATAACTGCTAAAATAAAGCACAGGCctttaaagaatttctttttctaaattatttttgttggtAGTACTGTATTCCTTCACCTCCAGGATTCCTTCCTAATTgttcagcttttattttatttttatttacactaACCATGACTACTAATGCTATGTTTGAATTGGGGTGAGATTGCTAAAAAAAGTGATCAGTATTCATGGGTTCAGGTCTTTGCCCAAAGAACACATTGCAATTTCTCCCAAGTTTCTTGTCCCTTTATAGACATTTCCTTATTGCCTTTAACAGAGGAGCATTGAATTATTTTCAAAGCGCTTTTGTGTTGTACCATAATCTGGGACAGAGATAGATCAAGCCACTGTGTTTATTCTAAAATAATTGTCTTTACATgaggcaattgaaaaatcaattAATTTGTGATATTATCAACCTCAGTTGAAAATACAGCTGGAACAGAGGGCCACATTAGCACGTGCTGTATTTGTTGTCATTCTAAGATTGCAGTAATGCTTCTTTCATTTGATAAGGTTTTCTTGGTTAACACttataaagtgatttttttgtttatttgataaGGGTTTTGTTGGTTAATACTTAAAAAGTGATTTATTTCCCTGTCAAAAAATCCTGTTGCTGAACAGTGTTTCAGAACTATGAGGAAATGTTCtctcacttttaaaaaaaatctgattattATTCTGTAACTGGCCCTGATCTGTGATGAGAAACCTCGTTTGCAGATGTCCCATCCATTCAGCTGGATCTGTGTGGAATAAAATGTCCATGAAAATGATTCTCTGGGAAAATGCAAAAGTTTATTTTGTCCCAGACCTAAATTTGAAATGCAGTGACCACAATTTGTTTCCCATGAAACACTCTGGCTTCTTCTGTGTTATAAATGGTTTCCTCCACATTGAATGTTTGGTTTAAAATCCACTGATATTTTTTCAAATGAGTTTTGACATCAGCTGAGgcaaaatgtgaaataatgGCTTGGAAACCCGAACGTGGCAAACAGTTTTACAAACAAATGTTGGGAATATGGCCCATTTATTTCATTTACTGTCTCAATAGAGCAAACAATGAATATCTAGCATTTCCTGTCCTTTCCCACCTGCAGCACTTTTGGCAGAAATGTGTTTGTTAATGATATTTTTgcccccttttcttttttttagagACATACTAAACTTCCTACGATCTGGTGACCTGCCCCCCCGAGAGCGAGTGAGGTCAGTGTACAAGGAAGCTCAGTATTATTCCATAGGACCCTTGCTAGACAATCTAGAGGATATCCAGCCtcttaaaggagaaaaagttaGACAAGCTTTCCTGGGCCTAATGCCATATTACAAAGGTAAATAAACAAATAGCACTGACTGTTTCTTCTAGTGGGATTCCGGTGTTAAACCTTTCAGTCTGCTCTCAGCTCCCAGAATGATCCCATTGCAGCTGGGAagtttattctgtattttttatgcTGTTTGGATCTTTGAGGTCTCCACATCCTGCTGCATCCCAGGGTGGGGATTTCTGTGCTTAAAAGGGAGCAAGATGAGGCTGTAATGTTATTAAATGAGAGGGTTTGTCTGCATTTGTTCTGTCAGGATTGCAAGTGAATAAACTTGGccttgcagtgaggccagaTAACTTGGGCATATCATAAAGCCACCGAGCTTACCAGATAACCAAGATTGATTTgattattctgtattttatataataatattataCAGATAATGGATAATATCATTATATAATAAATTTATATATCTTTTTATATAATAAGGCTACCAAGCTCACCAGATAACTGAGATCTATTTGATTATTctaaattttatataattttataatattatatttatattataattatattatatataaatgtatatattttatatttagtatgtaaatattaaataaatgtttaataaaatatttaatatatgtaatatttaatttatatactTTATATAATAAGGCCACCAAGCTTACCAGATAACCAACATTGATTCgattattctgtattttatgtAATTATATAGTGTGTatcatataatatatataatttatataataatgtaatatattaatttatattttttatgcaATAAGGCCACCAAGCTCACTAGATAACCGAGATTGATTTGACTATgctatattttattatatatcttatataatagattatattatatataattttagtATATATAATTATGATATGTAATTATAGACTATAAATACATACcatttaaattatataattatgtaatatgttaaaatatgtatttttgatATAATAAGGCCACCAAGCTCACCAGATAACTGAGATTGATTTGCTACATGCTGCTAATATGCTGAGAACAACTGCAGTGAACCATTTGAcacaaaataattgcttttgatTCTTTTCCTCGGCCACCCGTCGGGACCCTCAAGTCTTTCTCTCTTCCAGACCACTTGGAGCGGATCATCGAGATAGCCAAGCTGCGGGCCATGCAGAGGAAGGCCAGGTTTGCCAAGCTCAAGGTGTGCGTGTTCAAGGAGGAGATGCCCATCACTCCCTACGAGTGCCCGCACTTCAACTCGCTGCGCTTCGAGCGCAGCGAGAGCGAGGCCAAGCTCTTCGAGCACCACTGCGAGGTGGACGTGTCCTTCGGGCCCTGGGAGGCCGTGGCCGACGTCTACGACCTCCTGCACTGCATCGTCACCGACCTGTCGGCCCGCGGCATCACCGTGGACCACCAGTGCATCGGCGTCTGCGACAAGCACCTCATCAACCACTACTACTGCAAGCGGCCCATCTACGAGTTCAAGATCACCTGGTGGTGAGGCTGGCCTGAGAAAAGCGTCAAAGGATCCCAGAGGACAAACGTGCTATCAAGGTCGCCCGGTGGGGAGTTGTGGCTGAGCTAAGGGATGAAGGGACTTCTAGAGGACATGTGTTCTTTCAAGCTCGCCTTGTGGTGGCACATCGAGGGGTGAGAGGACTTCTAGAGGACAGATGTTCTTTCAGTGTCACCTGGTGGTGAGTTGTGGCTGAGCAAAGTGATGAAATGACTCCCAGAGGACAAATGTTCTTTCAAGATAACCTGGTGGTGAGTTAGGGCTGAGCTACGGGATGAAAGGACTTCTAGAGGACAAATGTTCTTTCAATGTCACATGGTGGTGAGTTCTGGCTGAGCAAAGTGATGAACGGAGTTCTAGAGGACAAATGTTCTTTCAATGTCACATGGTGGTGAGTTCTGGCTGAGCAAAGTGATGAACGGACTTCTAGAGGACAAATGTTCTTTCAAGATCGCCTTGTGGTGGCACATCAAGGGGTTAGAGGACTTCTAGAGGACAAATGTTCTTTCAAGATCTCTCAAGAACTCACCTGGTGATGAGTTGTGGCTCAGCAAAGTGATGAAAGGACTTCCAGAGGACAAATGTTCTTTCAGGATCTCACCTGGTGGTGAGTGTGGTGGCACTAAAAGGACACTTCTTGGCAGTTGCCTTGCTGCTCACATTCCTTGGGATCAGCCTGCTGGCAGGGGTTGGGAAAACCTCTGGAAACTTGAAAAGCAGCCTGAAATCAGACTGTTGGCTCAGGTACCTTAACGAGGCACAAAACAAAATCACCTCATGCAAAGGATGGAGGGGAGTGGCTGAACATCTGCTAAAAGGTGCCACCAACCACGTGGCTCCAGGATGGAATTGCagatttttcctgcatttttggGAATCTGGGGTGCTACTAAAGCTGACGTTTCAGTTTTACCCtcttagaaatattttagttCCTCTTTCAGCTTTATAAAGTTTGAGTCACACCCAGCACAAAGATTCTGGAAATGTCATTTTGATGTACTaggtactttaaaaaaaaaaagaatattccTTATATATTATTAATTGTTGTCAGGGTTaagctgtatttcttttttaattaagaatCAACCTTGTGAATTATAATGTTGTACTTcaattatttctgttgttatCAAAAGGAATAGATCTGGAATATATTCCTTAATGCTTTTAGGAATAATAACTGTTCATGGAAGACTTGTGCCTGTTTTTAGCCTtagaaattttaaatgtttacaatatctacaaaagaaaaaagctctTTAGAATCAGGTCATTTACAAAGGCTTTTGGTAAATAAGAAAATCCTGTCTGTATGTTCCTATTAACAGGAGTAAGAGAATATTTAGtgtatattattttattactgaCTCTTTTTACATTCTGTGATATTAAACTTTATTTTAGACTTAAAGTCAGATGATATTagacaaggtttttttttgctaatgcATATTTTTCTGTGCTCCCTTAGCTTTTTTTGCCACTTTATCATCTACAAAGCCATTTTTCCATTCTCACACTCCCAAATCCCTGTGTTTGTGAGCAATAAATGGTCTCCTGTCAATTTGAATATTGGAGGAATGGTGGGGCAGTTGAGGGATGTGTATTTAAAATTAGaattgttaaatattttttacattgcTGTGTGTGAACAAAAAACATGACAATACCAATGTTTTTAACATTCCCTTTATATCCATCGTGGAGTGGTTGTTAACAGGGATCAAAGGGAGCTCTCATATGGAGTGAGCTGGCCAATTCCACAGCACATGAAATGTTTCTGCATCTGTTTTATGCTTGTGAAataggaaggggaaaaaaaggaaataataataggaaaataaaaaaataataaccattTTGAAGCACTGAAAAATGACATGAAAAGGTGTTTATGTACAGCAGCCACTTAATGGCTGCTGAGcttaagtatttaaaaaaatatctaaaaataattttggactTGGTGTAGACTTTTAACTTGAATACTCAATATTCTGCACAGGAATCTGAAATATTCCTTGCTGACCTTCCATCCTCCTCAGAGGAAAGTGAAGGTGCTGCCAGCTTTGGTCTGGGAAGCCTTTGTGCCATACAGATCCTCTGTGGTCCTTGTGGGGCATGGGCtggatttttaatttgtattttaaccTATAATGATGGATCAGtttggttgttttctttttccctaaaaaaGCTAATTATTTCATTATAATTAAAGGTTTTGTAGCTTCATTTGGCATTTGCAAGCCCTCATTGCCAGGTTTATCCTCACTGCTCATTGTTGGGACATGATGAGGGGGATGATGGAAgtggcagcagggaaaaaattcctgtcaCAGCCGCTTGCTCCCATTGCAGAGCTGTTCTTGGTGTGTGGTTTcagctcttgtgctgcccattTCTGTGAGCCCTCCACTGTGTAAAGCCATCGAGTCGTGGTTCTGGGAGATCCAAGGGTGAGAAAAGCCAGTGGCTGTGGattgcagcagggacaggagagtCTTGCAGGGTCACACTGCTTGAATCTCATTTATAGCACCTCGATGgatctttcttttctgcctggaAAAGCAGGGTGGTCACTTGGGACACAACTGCCTGGCAGGTAAGGGCAGATTTCAGAGCAGACACTGCAACAAAATGATCCCTTAACTCATTCTAAACTCTGGGATACTCTTTCACTTCTTttacttctttcatttttttcacttcttttaaTGACTGCTTTATCCTGGACAACTTATAGACCCCACTGGCTTTAAGTTGTGGTTGGCGTTACTGAGCCCTGAAGGTGTTTTTAGGTTTTTACACACGGCGCAGAGGACCCAAGATGGTTGTTAATTTTGGGctatgacaaaaaaaaacccaacaacctCCAGTCTTTCATTATCTTTCTGCAAATAAGCTGATTTCAAAGGATAATTCCGTTCTGTTATTATCTCCTGTATATAATTCTCTAACTGGAAATCACTTTCCAGAACAGCAGTTCATAGTCATTTTACTTACACAAGCTTAATATAAGTTTACCTCCACTTTCACTGTGACTTTTATAAgtggattttgttttgctgaatTATAAATTGTATGTGTCTATGCATTGTAACCCGTAATGCCTTTGAAAATCCAGCCTGGATGCTAACGATCAGGGTTTGGAATTATCTCCAAATGTGTTTTGTTAATAATTATGTTGATGCGTGGTGTTCAATACTGTGAGTACTGCAGTGtattatttcttaatatttttgaCTTTTCAGTTCGGGTAATATATAGTCTGTatggtttttatttaaaacacataGAAGAAAATGCAGATATAAAGGCTCTGTTGTGCAATAAAAGATTATGATAGTGAAAACTTGGAATTCTGGCTCATCTGGTCT from Lonchura striata isolate bLonStr1 chromosome 20, bLonStr1.mat, whole genome shotgun sequence harbors:
- the KCTD7 gene encoding BTB/POZ domain-containing protein KCTD7 isoform X1; translated protein: MVVVTGQNKVSATPDDAMSSSDAEDDFQEPATPTATQAAQALPLLPQQFPEVVPLNVGGMFFTTRLSTLRRYEDTMLAAMFSGRHYIPTDAEGRYFIDRDGTYFGDILNFLRSGDLPPRERVRSVYKEAQYYSIGPLLDNLEDIQPLKGEKVRQAFLGLMPYYKDHLERIIEIAKLRAMQRKARFAKLKVCVFKEEMPITPYECPHFNSLRFERSESEAKLFEHHCEVDVSFGPWEAVADVYDLLHCIVTDLSARGITVDHQCIGVCDKHLINHYYCKRPIYEFKITWW
- the KCTD7 gene encoding BTB/POZ domain-containing protein KCTD7 isoform X2 → MVVVTGQNKVSATPDDAMSSSDAEDDFQEPATPTATQAAQALPLLPQQFPEVVPLNVGGMFFTTRLSTLRRYEDTMLAAMFSGRHYIPTDAEGRYFIDRDGTYFGDILNFLRSGDLPPRERVRPLGADHRDSQAAGHAEEGQVCQAQGVRVQGGDAHHSLRVPALQLAALRAQRERGQALRAPLRGGRVLRALGGRGRRLRPPALHRHRPVGPRHHRGPPVHRRLRQAPHQPLLLQAAHLRVQDHLVVRLA